The Corallococcus caeni genome includes a region encoding these proteins:
- a CDS encoding cob(I)yrinic acid a,c-diamide adenosyltransferase → MKIYTKTGDAGETGLFGGGRVSKDDALVEAYGEVDELNATLGLARTFSLPADLDHLLQRLQDQLFTVGAVLATPPHTKAAAHIPELRPEWVEEMERHIDRYEEELPKMTHFILPGGAPAAAALHLSRTVCRRTERRVVTLLREDKAPPAVAMYLNRLSDLLFVVARLVNFRAGLPDVKWIPEKPTK, encoded by the coding sequence ATGAAGATCTACACGAAGACCGGCGACGCCGGCGAAACGGGCCTCTTCGGCGGCGGCCGAGTGTCGAAGGACGACGCGCTGGTGGAGGCGTACGGCGAGGTGGACGAGCTCAACGCCACGCTGGGCCTCGCGCGCACGTTCTCGCTGCCGGCGGACCTGGACCACCTGCTCCAGCGCCTCCAGGACCAGCTCTTCACGGTGGGCGCGGTGCTGGCCACGCCGCCGCACACCAAGGCGGCGGCCCACATCCCGGAGCTGCGCCCGGAGTGGGTGGAGGAGATGGAGCGCCACATCGACCGCTACGAGGAGGAGCTGCCCAAGATGACGCACTTCATCCTCCCGGGAGGCGCGCCCGCGGCCGCGGCGCTGCACCTGTCGCGCACGGTGTGCCGCCGCACCGAGCGCCGGGTCGTGACGCTGCTGCGTGAGGACAAGGCCCCGCCGGCGGTGGCCATGTACTTGAACCGCCTGTCGGACCTGCTCTTCGTGGTGGCCCGGCTGGTGAACTTCCGCGCCGGCCTGCCGGACGTGAAGTGGATCCCCGAGAAGCCGACGAAGTAG
- a CDS encoding dihydrofolate reductase produces the protein MSPRVSAIVAMAANRVIGQGNTLPWRLPQDLARFKRLTLGHTLVMGRKTYDSIGRPLPGRTTVVLTRQRDWAAPQGVRVAHTVEEALAQAQGDSEVFIAGGADLYAQTQALWHRLYLTRIERDFPGDAFFPPVDLSGWRQVEEERHPEGDLPFGFFTYERQG, from the coding sequence ATGAGCCCGCGCGTGTCCGCCATCGTCGCCATGGCGGCGAACCGCGTCATCGGCCAGGGCAACACCCTGCCCTGGCGCCTGCCGCAGGACCTGGCGCGCTTCAAGCGCCTGACCCTGGGCCACACCCTCGTGATGGGCCGCAAGACGTACGACTCCATCGGGAGGCCCCTGCCCGGCCGCACCACCGTGGTCCTCACCCGCCAGCGCGACTGGGCCGCGCCCCAGGGCGTCCGCGTGGCGCACACCGTGGAGGAAGCGCTGGCGCAGGCCCAGGGCGACAGCGAGGTCTTCATCGCCGGGGGCGCGGACCTCTACGCGCAGACGCAGGCGCTGTGGCACCGGCTCTACCTCACCCGCATCGAGCGGGACTTCCCCGGCGACGCGTTCTTCCCGCCCGTGGACCTCTCCGGATGGAGGCAGGTGGAGGAGGAACGGCACCCGGAGGGCGACCTGCCCTTCGGTTTCTTCACCTACGAGCGTCAGGGCTAG
- the queG gene encoding tRNA epoxyqueuosine(34) reductase QueG, with protein sequence MYATQLPTARLRQLAQDVGFDLIGFARAEPIPPSSLMSWLEAGYDADMDWMGSRAEERLDVSVLLPGARTVLSFANNYYRDDAPSQGSPIARYARGRDYHSTLRDRMKAFRKTINAWYPGLGTYGGVDSGPMMEKVWAARGGLGYVGKNGCLITESHGSWVLLATLILDAEVDAYPEGPVADRCGSCRRCLMACPTGALVGNRQVDARACLSYQTIENRDRDVPEVFRLKFDNLIFGCDICQQVCPLNRKPVFAEDDRFVPRAVASLGTLELAALTPEQYKELIPGTALARARYDGLRRNAVYALGVARQAHARPLLEKLSGDGSELVRSAARWALLQLEP encoded by the coding sequence GTGTACGCGACGCAACTGCCCACTGCCCGGCTGCGGCAGCTCGCCCAGGACGTGGGCTTCGACCTCATCGGCTTCGCGCGCGCGGAGCCCATCCCGCCGTCGTCGCTGATGTCGTGGCTGGAGGCCGGCTACGACGCGGACATGGACTGGATGGGGTCGCGCGCGGAGGAGCGGCTCGACGTGTCGGTGCTCCTGCCGGGCGCGCGCACGGTGCTGTCCTTCGCGAACAACTACTACCGGGACGACGCACCGTCGCAGGGCTCGCCCATCGCGCGGTACGCGAGGGGCCGCGACTACCACTCCACGCTGCGCGACCGGATGAAGGCGTTCCGCAAGACCATCAACGCCTGGTACCCGGGCCTGGGCACCTACGGCGGCGTGGACAGCGGGCCCATGATGGAGAAGGTGTGGGCCGCTCGCGGAGGCCTGGGCTACGTGGGCAAGAACGGCTGCCTCATCACGGAGTCGCACGGCTCCTGGGTGCTCCTGGCCACGCTCATCCTGGACGCGGAGGTGGACGCGTATCCGGAGGGGCCGGTGGCGGACCGCTGCGGTTCCTGCCGGCGGTGCCTCATGGCGTGTCCCACGGGCGCGCTGGTGGGAAACCGGCAGGTGGATGCGCGGGCGTGCCTGTCGTACCAGACGATTGAGAACCGCGACCGCGACGTGCCGGAGGTGTTCCGGCTCAAGTTCGACAACCTCATCTTCGGCTGCGACATCTGCCAGCAGGTGTGCCCGCTGAACCGCAAGCCGGTGTTCGCGGAGGATGACCGCTTCGTGCCCCGCGCGGTGGCGTCGCTGGGCACGCTGGAGCTGGCGGCGCTCACCCCCGAGCAATACAAGGAGCTCATCCCCGGCACGGCGCTGGCGCGCGCGCGGTACGACGGTTTGAGGCGCAACGCTGTCTATGCACTGGGGGTCGCACGGCAGGCGCACGCCCGGCCGCTGCTCGAAAAACTCAGCGGCGACGGCAGTGAACTGGTACGCAGCGCCGCACGATGGGCGCTTCTGCAACTGGAGCCGTGA
- a CDS encoding DMT family transporter, with amino-acid sequence MGASATGAVTSPSAPPPLGRVYAALTVQVLISAGTYLAAKRAMTELSPFTVVLWRFLVCGAAFVVLLAVTPGRKLPPRHAWPRVALLGLMGGPVNQTLFFSGLSRSTAAHAALFYALTPLGVYVASLVLGRERASTRTTAGILTALVGVVVLLLGRGLASARGTLEGDLLILAAVVAWVVYTTEGKPLASEHGPLRATAWTMTVATVLQLPLIPFVLEPAAVWASSAAAKASIVYVGLMTSVVAYLLWSYALSKVPASRVAIFSNLQPAVTALVAWLFLDEALHWELALGGALVLVGVRLTQSVPVKAAPVVVRAG; translated from the coding sequence ATGGGCGCTTCTGCAACTGGAGCCGTGACGTCTCCTTCCGCGCCGCCGCCGCTCGGGCGGGTGTACGCGGCGCTGACGGTGCAGGTGCTGATCAGCGCGGGCACGTACCTCGCAGCCAAGCGGGCGATGACGGAGCTGTCGCCGTTCACGGTGGTGCTGTGGCGCTTCCTCGTGTGCGGCGCCGCGTTCGTGGTGCTGCTGGCGGTGACGCCGGGGCGGAAGCTGCCGCCGCGCCATGCGTGGCCGCGCGTGGCGCTGCTGGGGCTGATGGGCGGGCCGGTGAACCAGACGCTGTTCTTCTCCGGCCTGTCGCGCTCCACGGCGGCGCACGCGGCGTTGTTCTACGCGCTCACGCCGCTGGGCGTGTACGTGGCCAGCCTGGTGCTGGGCCGGGAGCGGGCGTCCACGCGGACCACGGCGGGCATCCTCACGGCGCTGGTGGGCGTGGTGGTGCTGCTGCTGGGCCGGGGTCTGGCGAGCGCGAGGGGCACGCTGGAGGGCGACCTGCTCATCCTCGCGGCGGTGGTGGCGTGGGTGGTCTACACGACGGAAGGCAAGCCCCTGGCCTCCGAGCATGGACCGCTGCGCGCGACGGCGTGGACGATGACGGTCGCCACGGTGTTGCAGCTGCCGCTCATCCCGTTCGTGCTGGAGCCCGCGGCGGTGTGGGCCTCCAGCGCCGCCGCGAAGGCCTCCATTGTGTACGTGGGGCTGATGACGTCGGTGGTGGCGTACCTGCTCTGGTCCTACGCGCTGTCGAAGGTGCCCGCGTCGCGCGTGGCCATCTTCTCCAACCTGCAACCGGCGGTGACGGCGCTGGTGGCGTGGCTCTTCCTGGATGAAGCGCTGCACTGGGAGCTGGCGCTGGGCGGCGCGCTGGTGCTCGTGGGCGTGCGGCTGACGCAGAGCGTGCCGGTGAAGGCCGCGCCGGTGGTGGTGCGCGCGGGCTGA
- a CDS encoding thymidylate synthase, with protein sequence MQPYLSLMEHVLNHGTKKGDRTGTGTLSLFGHQLRFDLTQGFPLVTTKKLHLKSIIHELLWMLRGDSNVRSLQEVGVTIWDEWASADGSLGPVYGHQWRSWNTPDGGHVDQMQQLVDGLKKNPDSRRHLVSAWNVADVPSMKLPPCHVMFQFYVADGKLSCQLYQRSADIFLGLPFNIASYSLLTMMVAQATGLTPYEFIHTIGDAHLYLNHVEQAQEQLKREPRPLPRMRLNPDVKDLFAFRYEDFTLEGYDPHPAIKAPVAV encoded by the coding sequence ATGCAGCCTTACCTGAGTCTGATGGAGCACGTCCTGAACCACGGGACGAAGAAGGGCGACCGGACCGGCACGGGGACGCTGAGCCTCTTCGGCCACCAGCTCCGCTTCGACCTCACCCAGGGCTTCCCCCTGGTGACGACGAAGAAGCTCCACCTGAAGTCCATCATCCACGAGTTGCTGTGGATGCTCCGGGGGGACTCGAACGTGCGCTCGCTCCAGGAGGTGGGGGTCACCATCTGGGACGAGTGGGCCAGCGCCGACGGCAGCCTGGGCCCCGTGTACGGCCACCAGTGGCGCTCGTGGAACACGCCGGACGGCGGCCACGTGGACCAGATGCAGCAGCTGGTGGACGGGCTGAAGAAGAACCCGGACTCGCGCCGGCACCTGGTGAGCGCGTGGAACGTGGCGGACGTGCCCTCCATGAAGCTGCCGCCCTGCCACGTGATGTTCCAGTTCTACGTGGCGGACGGAAAGCTCTCCTGCCAGCTCTACCAGCGCAGCGCGGACATCTTCCTGGGGCTGCCCTTCAACATCGCGTCGTACTCGCTGCTGACGATGATGGTGGCGCAGGCCACGGGCCTCACCCCGTACGAGTTCATCCACACGATTGGTGACGCGCACCTGTACCTGAACCACGTGGAGCAGGCGCAGGAGCAATTGAAGCGAGAGCCGCGCCCCCTGCCGCGCATGCGCCTGAACCCGGACGTGAAGGACCTGTTCGCCTTCCGCTACGAGGACTTCACGCTGGAGGGCTACGACCCGCACCCCGCCATCAAGGCGCCCGTGGCCGTATGA